The window GTACTTGCCCAGCACGTCGCCGACGACCGTCGCGCTCTTCTTGTACGGCCGGTTCGGCGACAGCCCCGCCTCGTGCATCGCGTACAGGATGCGCCGGTGCACCGGCTTCAGCCCGTCGCGCACGTCCGGCAGCGCCCGCTGTACGATCACGCTCATCGAGTAGTCGATGAACGACTCGCGCATCTCGTCTTCGATCAGCCGCGGAAGGATCTTGGACTCAGGCTTCCCGGTCGGCTCGGTCGTGATCTCGTCGGCCATTTTATCGTCTGGAAACGTCGAAACTCAGGATCCGCTGCAACGATGCGGATGCAACCGGGTGTTGTACCCCGGCGCGGCGGGAGTGTGCCAGTTTTGCGGCCCTGCGAAGCCGGAGAAAACTACCTCCGGGAAGGCGTTTCCGCCACCCGCCGGGGGCGCTTTCTCGCCTTTGTGTGGACACTGCGTGCGGGGAGTTCTCCGCACCCGCGGGCGGTGCTACGTTTTCCACTTCGGCGGGCGGCGGAGGCACGGCGTCGGAACACCGGAGATCGAGGGGAGAGATGGAGAAGGAGAACGGGACCGTGGGCCGGGTGCTCTCGGTGCAGGTGGGGCTCCCGCGCGCCTACGGAGCGGAGGACGCGCCCGACCCGATGGATCGCGCCTGGACCACGGGCTTCTTCAAGGAGCCGGCCGCGGGCCCGGTCCGCGTCGGGACGGCCAACTTGGAGGGCGACGGGCAGGCGGACCGGAAGAACCACGGCGGGCCGGAGAAGGCAGTGCTCGGCTACGCCGCGGCGCACTACCCGGCGTGGCGGGAGGAGCTGGGGATCGCGGAGATGCCCTTCGGCGCCTTCGGCGAGAACCTCACCCTCGCGGGGATGACGGAGGAGACGGTGTGCATCGGCGACGTGCACGCCGTGGGGACGGCGCTGCTGCAGGTCTCCCAGCCACGCGGCCCCTGCTGGAAGATCGCCCGCCGCTGGCGCATCAAGGACCTGTCGGCGCGGGTCCAGCGGACGGGGCGCACGGGGTGGTACTACCGGGTGCTGCGCGAGGGGACGGTGGAGGCCGGCGCCCCCTGCGAGCGGGTGGAGCGCCCGAGCCCGCGCTGGACGGTGGCGCTCGCGAACGACCTGCTCTTCCGCCGCGAGGGGCGCGACGACCTCGCCGCGGAGCTGCTGGAGTGCCCGGAGCTGGCTCCGGCCTGGCGCGACTGGCTCGCGCGGAAGCTGGAGGCGAAGCGGCCGGGGAGCGACTGGCGCAGGCTGGTGGGCCCCAACCGGTGACCGCCCCGGAGGTGCCGGCCCGG is drawn from Longimicrobiaceae bacterium and contains these coding sequences:
- a CDS encoding DNA gyrase subunit A codes for the protein MRESFIDYSMSVIVQRALPDVRDGLKPVHRRILYAMHEAGLSPNRPYKKSATVVGDVLGKY
- a CDS encoding MOSC domain-containing protein: MEKENGTVGRVLSVQVGLPRAYGAEDAPDPMDRAWTTGFFKEPAAGPVRVGTANLEGDGQADRKNHGGPEKAVLGYAAAHYPAWREELGIAEMPFGAFGENLTLAGMTEETVCIGDVHAVGTALLQVSQPRGPCWKIARRWRIKDLSARVQRTGRTGWYYRVLREGTVEAGAPCERVERPSPRWTVALANDLLFRREGRDDLAAELLECPELAPAWRDWLARKLEAKRPGSDWRRLVGPNR